In Nitrospirota bacterium, the following are encoded in one genomic region:
- the rfbD gene encoding dTDP-4-dehydrorhamnose reductase, translating into MVTGAGGQLGRALVRAAREAGHEVAGFSHAELDIGDLPSVSRALSLARPEVLINCAAYNEVDRAETDWEGAFLVNAVGVKNLATAASEMGALMMHFSTDYVFRGDLGRPYTISDVPDPINAYGQSKLLGEEMLREVAARHFLVRTSWVFGRGKSSFPLKLRAWAAERDVLRVVQDQVSRPTYALDLAEATLGLLARGEPGTYHVTNSGYCSRYEWACHILSRLGWKGRVEPARSAEFKTAAERPAFSVLDTYPVEHVLGKALPSWQDATDRFLKELG; encoded by the coding sequence ATGGTGACCGGGGCCGGAGGACAACTGGGCAGGGCCCTGGTGCGTGCGGCACGGGAGGCGGGGCACGAGGTGGCCGGCTTTTCCCACGCCGAACTGGACATAGGAGACCTCCCCTCCGTCTCCCGGGCGCTCTCCCTGGCCAGGCCCGAGGTGCTCATCAATTGTGCGGCCTACAACGAAGTCGACCGGGCCGAGACCGACTGGGAAGGGGCCTTTCTGGTCAACGCGGTGGGCGTGAAGAACCTGGCCACGGCGGCTTCCGAGATGGGTGCTCTCATGATGCACTTCAGCACCGACTACGTTTTCAGGGGAGACCTGGGGCGCCCCTATACCATTTCCGACGTCCCCGACCCCATAAACGCCTACGGCCAGAGCAAGCTCCTCGGGGAAGAGATGCTGAGGGAGGTCGCCGCGCGACATTTTCTCGTCCGCACGAGCTGGGTCTTCGGCCGGGGCAAGAGCTCCTTTCCGCTGAAGCTCCGCGCTTGGGCGGCAGAGAGAGACGTGCTCCGGGTGGTGCAAGACCAGGTGTCGCGCCCCACCTACGCCCTTGACCTGGCCGAGGCCACCCTCGGCCTTCTGGCCAGGGGAGAGCCCGGCACGTACCACGTTACCAACTCGGGCTATTGTTCCCGATACGAGTGGGCCTGCCACATATTGTCGCGCCTCGGCTGGAAGGGCAGGGTCGAGCCCGCCAGGAGCGCGGAGTTCAAAACAGCGGCGGAAAGGCCGGCCTTTTCCGTCCTTGACACATACCCCGTGGAGCACGTCCTGGGCAAGGCGCTTCCCTCGTGGCAGGACGCCACGGACAGGTTTCTCAAGGAGCTCGGATGA
- a CDS encoding dTDP-4-dehydrorhamnose 3,5-epimerase family protein codes for MTEFSEGDIEGVLVRSLRFHHDQRGWLTELYRKDEVDRELFPAMAYVSMTRPGVARGPHEHREQADCFVFFSSAFDLFLWDAREGSPTGAHKSVLRLGRENPTLVVVPPGVVHAYRNVGAEDGLVLNFPNRLYAGWGKGEPVDEVRYEGDPSSPYRLEP; via the coding sequence GTGACCGAATTCAGCGAGGGGGACATCGAGGGCGTCCTGGTCCGGAGCCTCCGCTTTCACCACGACCAGAGGGGCTGGCTCACCGAGCTTTACCGGAAGGATGAGGTCGACCGGGAGCTTTTTCCCGCCATGGCCTACGTGTCCATGACCCGCCCGGGCGTGGCCCGGGGGCCTCACGAGCACAGGGAGCAGGCGGATTGTTTCGTTTTTTTCTCCTCGGCCTTCGACCTTTTCCTCTGGGACGCCCGGGAGGGCTCTCCCACGGGCGCTCATAAGAGCGTGCTTCGCCTGGGCAGGGAGAACCCGACCCTGGTCGTCGTCCCTCCCGGTGTCGTGCACGCCTACCGGAACGTGGGCGCCGAGGACGGCCTCGTCCTGAACTTTCCCAACAGGCTCTACGCCGGGTGGGGAAAGGGAGAGCCGGTGGACGAGGTGCGCTACGAAGGGGACCCGTCTTCCCCGTACCGGCTTGAGCCATGA